A genomic window from Candidatus Kouleothrix ribensis includes:
- a CDS encoding YciI family protein, with product MRYLLLIYGNEQAAAAKSPEAQAAEMDGWWKYTADLHESGFQLAGEALQPSTTATSVRQVDGRTLVADGPFAETKEQLGGYYLINAPDLDVAISWASKMPHLPDGGCVEIRPIMEFDTPA from the coding sequence ATGCGCTACCTACTGTTGATCTACGGGAACGAGCAGGCCGCCGCTGCCAAGTCGCCCGAGGCCCAGGCCGCCGAGATGGATGGGTGGTGGAAGTACACTGCCGACCTGCACGAGTCGGGTTTCCAGCTGGCCGGCGAAGCGCTTCAGCCGAGTACGACCGCGACCAGCGTGCGCCAGGTCGATGGGCGCACTCTGGTTGCCGACGGGCCATTTGCCGAAACCAAGGAGCAGCTGGGCGGCTACTACCTGATCAACGCGCCCGACCTGGATGTGGCGATCAGCTGGGCCAGCAAGATGCCGCACCTGCCTGACGGCGGCTGCGTTGAGATTCGGCCGATCATGGAGTTCGACACGCCGGCCTAG